One Nerophis ophidion isolate RoL-2023_Sa linkage group LG06, RoL_Noph_v1.0, whole genome shotgun sequence genomic region harbors:
- the lad1 gene encoding ladinin-1 isoform X1: MSVSRRNWSALSSLARQWTMEDEEEAERERRRRVKSSSSTCDPEEDDRPAPTDQLTTNHVADALPETAPSSSSAEQMQVDFMEMLRVRDEKQRVRQAETLRHQKRVEENEEATPYVPKNFSGKRSAKVTNTEQENGEPSGNDPVSRLPSTPTPKFISSVSISIDKSPTSPKSSLSLMDPGSPTDLLVSPCQSPTSNGHGEVFQTSDLSPSINNSSEQTATPVFIRKSSRTISFRMLRKKEEETSPLQRSSSVRIASKKFETNTVKDPAVNEQKSSLFQRNSVQRVSSRSIQEKMERLAQAAQKSGTARSPDVNQRTFYLLDEVSRKRSFFEKEQQAAKPTSPPKDISRNFRATRQVFRAGSTAGSAAPTKPDVPLVPRI; this comes from the exons ATGTCGGTCAGTCGGAGAAACTGGTCTGCATTGTCCAG TTTGGCACGTCAGTGGACAatggaggacgaggaggaggcagagagagagaggaggaggagggtgaAAAGCTCCAGTAGCACTTGTGACCCGGAGGAGGACGACAGGCCAGCACCCACAGACCAGCTCACTACCAACCATGTTGCAGACGCCCTACCTGAAACAGCTCCAAGCTCCAGCAG TGCCGAGCAGATGCAGGTGGACTTCATGGAAATGCTGCGTGTTCGTGATGAAAAGCAGAGGGTGAGGCAAGCGGAGACCCTGCGGCATCAGAAGAGGGTGGAAGAGAACGAAGAGGCGACTCCTTACGTCCCTAAAAACTTCAGCGGTAAAAGGAGTGCAAAAGTCACAAACACagag CAGGAAAATGGAGAACCATCGGGGAATGACCCAGTGTCAAGGCTGCCGTCCACCCCAACTCCCAAGTTTATCAG TTCTGTCTCCATCTCAATCGACAAGAGCCCCACTTCTCCCAAGAGCTCCCTCTCTCTGATGGACCCCGGGTCACCCACAGACCTCTTGGTCTCACCCTGTCAGAGTCCCACTTCCAATGGACATGGAGAGGTTTTCCAG ACCAGTGATCTCAGCCCTTCAATTAACAACAGCTCTGAACAGACAGCCACACCTGTGTTCATCAGAAAGAGCTCCAGGACCATATCATTCAGG ATGTTGAGGAAGAAAGAGGAGGAGACTTCGCCACTGCAGAGAAG ttCAAGTGTCAGGATTGCATCAAAGAAGTTTGAAACCAACACGGTAAAA GATCCAGCGGTTAATGAGCAAAAATCGTCACTTTTCCAGAGGAA CTCCGTGCAGAGAGTGTCATCCAGGTCCATCCAGGAGAAGATGGAGAGGCTAGCCCAGGCTGCACAG AAATCAGGAACTGCTCGATCTCCAGATGTGAACCAGAGGACCTTCTACCTGCTGGACGAGGTGTCCAGGAAGAGAAGCTTCTTTGAGAAGGAGCAGCAGGCAGCGAAGCCAACAAGCCCTCCCAAAGACATAAG CAGGAATTTCCGGGCTACTCGTCAGGTATTTCGAGCAGGATCAACCGCTGGCTCGGCAGCACCAACCAAACCGGATGTTCCTCTAGTCCCACG GATTTAA
- the lad1 gene encoding ladinin-1 isoform X2: MSVSRRNWSALSSLARQWTMEDEEEAERERRRRVKSSSSTCDPEEDDRPAPTDQLTTNHVADALPETAPSSSSAEQMQVDFMEMLRVRDEKQRVRQAETLRHQKRVEENEEATPYVPKNFSGKRSAKVTNTEQENGEPSGNDPVSRLPSTPTPKFISSVSISIDKSPTSPKSSLSLMDPGSPTDLLVSPCQSPTSNGHGEVFQTSDLSPSINNSSEQTATPVFIRKSSRTISFRMLRKKEEETSPLQRSSSVRIASKKFETNTVKDPAVNEQKSSLFQRNSVQRVSSRSIQEKMERLAQAAQKSGTARSPDVNQRTFYLLDEVSRKRSFFEKEQQAAKPTSPPKDIRNFRATRQVFRAGSTAGSAAPTKPDVPLVPRI, from the exons ATGTCGGTCAGTCGGAGAAACTGGTCTGCATTGTCCAG TTTGGCACGTCAGTGGACAatggaggacgaggaggaggcagagagagagaggaggaggagggtgaAAAGCTCCAGTAGCACTTGTGACCCGGAGGAGGACGACAGGCCAGCACCCACAGACCAGCTCACTACCAACCATGTTGCAGACGCCCTACCTGAAACAGCTCCAAGCTCCAGCAG TGCCGAGCAGATGCAGGTGGACTTCATGGAAATGCTGCGTGTTCGTGATGAAAAGCAGAGGGTGAGGCAAGCGGAGACCCTGCGGCATCAGAAGAGGGTGGAAGAGAACGAAGAGGCGACTCCTTACGTCCCTAAAAACTTCAGCGGTAAAAGGAGTGCAAAAGTCACAAACACagag CAGGAAAATGGAGAACCATCGGGGAATGACCCAGTGTCAAGGCTGCCGTCCACCCCAACTCCCAAGTTTATCAG TTCTGTCTCCATCTCAATCGACAAGAGCCCCACTTCTCCCAAGAGCTCCCTCTCTCTGATGGACCCCGGGTCACCCACAGACCTCTTGGTCTCACCCTGTCAGAGTCCCACTTCCAATGGACATGGAGAGGTTTTCCAG ACCAGTGATCTCAGCCCTTCAATTAACAACAGCTCTGAACAGACAGCCACACCTGTGTTCATCAGAAAGAGCTCCAGGACCATATCATTCAGG ATGTTGAGGAAGAAAGAGGAGGAGACTTCGCCACTGCAGAGAAG ttCAAGTGTCAGGATTGCATCAAAGAAGTTTGAAACCAACACGGTAAAA GATCCAGCGGTTAATGAGCAAAAATCGTCACTTTTCCAGAGGAA CTCCGTGCAGAGAGTGTCATCCAGGTCCATCCAGGAGAAGATGGAGAGGCTAGCCCAGGCTGCACAG AAATCAGGAACTGCTCGATCTCCAGATGTGAACCAGAGGACCTTCTACCTGCTGGACGAGGTGTCCAGGAAGAGAAGCTTCTTTGAGAAGGAGCAGCAGGCAGCGAAGCCAACAAGCCCTCCCAAAGACATAAG GAATTTCCGGGCTACTCGTCAGGTATTTCGAGCAGGATCAACCGCTGGCTCGGCAGCACCAACCAAACCGGATGTTCCTCTAGTCCCACG GATTTAA
- the lad1 gene encoding ladinin-1 isoform X3 translates to MSVSRRNWSALSSLARQWTMEDEEEAERERRRRVKSSSSTCDPEEDDRPAPTDQLTTNHVADALPETAPSSSSAEQMQVDFMEMLRVRDEKQRVRQAETLRHQKRVEENEEATPYVPKNFSGKRSAKVTNTEQENGEPSGNDPVSRLPSTPTPKFISSVSISIDKSPTSPKSSLSLMDPGSPTDLLVSPCQSPTSNGHGEVFQTSDLSPSINNSSEQTATPVFIRKSSRTISFRMLRKKEEETSPLQRSSSVRIASKKFETNTDPAVNEQKSSLFQRNSVQRVSSRSIQEKMERLAQAAQKSGTARSPDVNQRTFYLLDEVSRKRSFFEKEQQAAKPTSPPKDISRNFRATRQVFRAGSTAGSAAPTKPDVPLVPRI, encoded by the exons ATGTCGGTCAGTCGGAGAAACTGGTCTGCATTGTCCAG TTTGGCACGTCAGTGGACAatggaggacgaggaggaggcagagagagagaggaggaggagggtgaAAAGCTCCAGTAGCACTTGTGACCCGGAGGAGGACGACAGGCCAGCACCCACAGACCAGCTCACTACCAACCATGTTGCAGACGCCCTACCTGAAACAGCTCCAAGCTCCAGCAG TGCCGAGCAGATGCAGGTGGACTTCATGGAAATGCTGCGTGTTCGTGATGAAAAGCAGAGGGTGAGGCAAGCGGAGACCCTGCGGCATCAGAAGAGGGTGGAAGAGAACGAAGAGGCGACTCCTTACGTCCCTAAAAACTTCAGCGGTAAAAGGAGTGCAAAAGTCACAAACACagag CAGGAAAATGGAGAACCATCGGGGAATGACCCAGTGTCAAGGCTGCCGTCCACCCCAACTCCCAAGTTTATCAG TTCTGTCTCCATCTCAATCGACAAGAGCCCCACTTCTCCCAAGAGCTCCCTCTCTCTGATGGACCCCGGGTCACCCACAGACCTCTTGGTCTCACCCTGTCAGAGTCCCACTTCCAATGGACATGGAGAGGTTTTCCAG ACCAGTGATCTCAGCCCTTCAATTAACAACAGCTCTGAACAGACAGCCACACCTGTGTTCATCAGAAAGAGCTCCAGGACCATATCATTCAGG ATGTTGAGGAAGAAAGAGGAGGAGACTTCGCCACTGCAGAGAAG ttCAAGTGTCAGGATTGCATCAAAGAAGTTTGAAACCAACACG GATCCAGCGGTTAATGAGCAAAAATCGTCACTTTTCCAGAGGAA CTCCGTGCAGAGAGTGTCATCCAGGTCCATCCAGGAGAAGATGGAGAGGCTAGCCCAGGCTGCACAG AAATCAGGAACTGCTCGATCTCCAGATGTGAACCAGAGGACCTTCTACCTGCTGGACGAGGTGTCCAGGAAGAGAAGCTTCTTTGAGAAGGAGCAGCAGGCAGCGAAGCCAACAAGCCCTCCCAAAGACATAAG CAGGAATTTCCGGGCTACTCGTCAGGTATTTCGAGCAGGATCAACCGCTGGCTCGGCAGCACCAACCAAACCGGATGTTCCTCTAGTCCCACG GATTTAA